The sequence CCTCCCCCTCGCACGACAGGCGGCAATACCGCACGTCCTGGTGCGAGCGCAGGACGGCCACCACTTCGCCCGCGGCCTCCCGCGCGTCGAGCAGCGAGCCCTCGCGCGAGACATAGGCCTGCGCCAGCCCGAGCAGGCGGCGGTTCAGGCCCACCATGCGCCGCAGCGAATGGTGCAGGCGCGTCAGGTCTTCACTACCCCGGCCGTCCTCCTCCAGCATCTCGATGTCGGCCAGCGCCACGGTCAGCACGTTGTTGACGTCGTGCGCGATGGAGGCCGCGGTCAGCCCGGCGAAGACGCGGCCTTCATTGGCCACCAGCGCCTGATCGCGGCGCATCAGTTCGCGCGCGTCAATCTCCATGCGCCGCATGGCCCAGCGGGCCCCTGCGAAGATCAACAAGGCGGTCACCGCTACGTAGACGACACCCTTGATCGCTTCGATGCGCCGCAGTTCCTCGACGGTGTGGGAGGCCCCGGCAGCCAGATAGCCGGAAAGGATGATATAGGCCCCGGCCAGCAGCACATAGGCGCCGGCCAGGTAGGCAGCGTAGAGGGTGCTCTTCATGCCCTTCCTCCTGCGGACCGTCGGAACGAAAGGGCGGCCGGCGAAAAGGCCGAATCAATGTGCAGTGGCAACGGGTGCCACGGCGCGATACTAGGCTGCAGCCGCAACAGCCGTCAAGGTCCTTGGCGCCGACCGGCAGCGCCGATCAACGCTGCATATTCCGGACCCGGCTCAGGCCGGCGCCGCCCCGCTCTCGCGCACGATGCGGCCGTCCACCAGTTCCACCACCCGGTCACACCGGGCGGCGATGCCCAGGTCGTGCGTCACCACGAGGAAGGCGGTGTGCTCCTCGCGGTTGATGCGCCGCATGAGCTCGAAGATCTGGTCGCTGGACGCGGTGTCGAGGTTGCCCGTCGGCTCGTCGGCCAGGATGAGTCGCGGCCCCAGGCACAGCGCCCGCGCGATGGCCACGCGCTGCTGCTGCCCTCCCGACATCTGGCCGGGCTTGAAGCGCAGGCGATCGGAGAGGCCCACGCGCTCGAGCATCTGTTCCGCCTGCACGCGCAGCTGTCGGCTGATGCGCCCGTCGCGCGCGATGCCGGGCAGCATCACGTTCTCCACCGCCGTGAACGCCGGCAGCAGGTGGTGGAACTGGAACACGAAGCCGATCGAGCGCCCGCGCAGCCGGGTCACTTCCGTGTCATCCAACCCCGAGGTGTCCACGCCGTCCAGGCTCACGCGCCCGCTCGTGGCGCGGTCAAGCAGCCCGATCAGGTTCAGCAGCGTGCTCTTGCCCGAGCCCGAGGGCCCCGTCAGCGCCGTGAACTCGCCGCCCTCCAGGCGCAGGTCCACGCCCTTCAGCACCTGCGTGATGACGTCCTTGCCGTAGTCGCGGGTCACGCCCTCGAGCAGCACCACCGGTTGCGCGCTGCCAGGCACGGGCTTCGTCGCGTCAGCCATGGTGGATGGCCTCCGCGGGATCGAGCGCCGCCGCGCGCCGCGCCGGCGCCGTGGCCGACAGCAGCCCCACGCTGAGCGCCATGACCAGCGTGCCCAGGAACAGCTGCCACGAGAGGTTGACAGGGAACGTGGGCGAGCCGTCGGGATTCCTGGCCAGGCTGGCGAAGATCAACGAGAGCACGGTGCCGATGCCCACGCCCACGACCCAGCCCGCCGCACCCAGCAGCAGCCCCTGGATCAGGAACACGCGCAGGATCTGCCGCCGCGTGGTGCCCACCGCGCGCAGGATGCCGATCTCGCGATTCTTCTGCACCACCCACACCACCAGCACGCTGGCGATGCCCAGGGCCACGGCCACCACCACGAATGCCTGGATCATCGTGCTGCTGCTGCTCTGCGAGCGCAGGCCCACGAGCAACTGCCCGTTCAGCTCCATCCAGCTCTCGGCAATGAGCCCCGTGCGCCGCGCCACCTGCTGCGCGATCCGCTCCGCGTCGAAGATGCGATCGACCCGCGCCTCGATGGCCGAGATGCCGCCAGACAAATCGAGCAGGTTCTGCGCGCTCTTCAGCGAAACGAGCACCCAGCTGTCGTTGACGCCCTTGTTCTGCAGGTCGAAGATGCCGCTGATGGTGAACACGTCGGTACGGCCGTCGGCGGTCAGCACGCGGATGCGGTCGCCCGTGCGCACGCCCAGGTCGGAGGAAAGGCCCGTGCCGATCACCGCCTCGGTGCCCTGCACGCGGAACGAACCGGCCACCATGTTCGCCGGCAGGTCGATGATGCGGGTGAACCGCTCGGGATCAATGCCCCGCAGCGCCACCGAGCGCGTCGCCTCTCCGCGCGTGACGAACGCCGACCCGGCCACCAGCGGCGACACCGCCGTGACGCCCGCCACCTGCTCGATGTCGCGCACCACCTGCGGCCACTGGTTGATCGAACGCAGCCGCTGCGCCGGCTTCTCGAGGCGCACCGCGAGCCCGTCCTCGCCGGGTGCCAGGTCGCGCGCCAGGGCCGCGGGGTCGGTGCCTTCCACGCGTCCCTCGTGCAGCAGCCGCGGCATCTCCTCGGTCGGCCGCACCACCAGGTGCGCCTGCGAACCCAGCGTGTTCTCGATGAGGCTGGCCTGCAACCCGGTGATGAGGGCCGAGAGAAAGATGATGACGCCCACGCCCGTCGACACGCCCAGCAGGATCAGCACCGTCTGGATGCGTCCCTCGCGCAGGTAACGCAGCGCCACAAACCATTCGAAGGGCATCACTGGTCCCCGGTCGCTGCGCGCACACGCGCGCCGGCCTTGATGCGCACGGCCTCGACCGGCACCACCGCCTCGCCGGCCTGCAGGCCGGTAATGATCTCAACCGTGCCCTCGCCGCGCAGTCCCAGGCCCACGTCCTGGCGCTCGGCACGCCCCCCGCGCACGACCAGCACCCACGGCGTGCCGTCGGCGTCGCGCACCACTTCGCCGGGCAGCGTCAGCGCCGCCTCGCTGCGCGCCACCTCCACGGCAATCGACACGGTCATGTCCGGGCGCAGGAACACCGGCGGCCGGTCCACCACCAGTTCCACCTCGACCGTGCCGCGCGCCGGGTCCACCGACGGCGCCACGCGCGTGATGCGGGCGGCAAAGACGCTGTCCGGCCAGGCGTCGGCCGAAGCCAGGGCCTGCTGGCCCACGCGCAGGAAGGCGAGGTTCTTCTCTTCGGGCTGCACCACGAGCCACGTCGGCCCGGCCGGCGCCACGTCCAGCACGCCGCTGCCGGCGGCGATCATGTCGCCCGGTTGCGCCAGGCGCTTCAGCACCACGCCGTCCACCGGCGAGGTGATGCGCGTCTGCTCGAGCTTGGCCTGCGCCGCCGCCAGTTCGGCCACGGCCAGCCGCTCGTTCGCGCCGCCCGGGCTGTTGCCGCGCACGCGCGCAGCGGCGCCGTCACGCCGGCTGAGAGCCAGGTCGCGCTCGTCCTGCGCCTCTTCCAGTTCCTGTGCGGAAACGCCGTCGCCCACGGCCAGGTCACGGGTGCGCTGCAGCTGTCGCTCGGCCTGCCGCAGCGCCACCTCGGCCTGGCGCAGGTCCTCCTGCGCCGCGCGCAGGTCCAGCTCCCGCACCTGCTGCAGGCGGGCCGCCGCGCGGGCCACGCCCGCGGCCGCTTCCTCGGCTGACAGTTCGGCCAGGAGCTGCCCGGCAACCACGCTGTCGCCCTGGTCCACCGCCAGCCGCGCCAGCACGCCGCCGGCCTGCGTGCCCAACTGCACCCGCACGGGCACGTTCACGCGGCCGTTGGCCACGATCTTCTGGACCAGCGGCCGCCGCTCGGCACGCACCACCGGCACATTCGGGCCCACCAGCGCCCTCGCGCCCAGCGCCACCGCCACCAGAATGACGACGCCGATGATGATCCCGTAGCGTATCCGCTTTCCCCCACCCATCGCCATTCTCCGGTCCTCCCGCTGCGCATGCTTCGGTTCGATGAAGCCAGTGTAGGCATCAACGGGAATCTTGTCACCCTTGACGGCCCGGGTCCCGTTGGCGCGCTCAGTGGGCGGCGTACAGCCAGTAGAGGGGATTGGGCGGGAACTGCGGGTGCTCGGCCACGCGGTCGAAGCGGAACGTGACCTCGCGCGGGCGCCCGTCCAGCTCGAGCACCATCGTCATCTCGATGGGTTCGGGCGACGGCGACGGCCTGCGCGTGATCTGCCATTGGGTCAGGCGCTCGCGCACCGGGGCCACCGCCGGCAACACGGGGAAGTGCAGCCGCACCGGCGGACCTTCCCCGTGCAGCTCCGACCCGCGTTCCCGCGCGCCGACCGTCAACCGCTGCGTGTCACGGTCGAGCGCACTCCAGGCCTGCCCGCCCTTGACCACCGTCACGGCCGTCGGCGCCACCGCCAGCACCGCGTCCGACGACCCCGACATGACGATGTCGACGCTGCTCTCGCCCCCGCGCGCCACCGCCTCGGCCCCCGCCACCGTGGCCTCGTCACCGAACTGCTCCTCGTACTCCTGCCGCGAGTTCACCGGCCCGTAGATCTCCGGATGCTCGCGCACATAGCGGTAGCGGTCGTCCGCGGTCATGCCGCCCTCGTCGCGCGCCGCCATGGCTGTCGCGGCGGGCGACGCGTCGGCGAAGGCCGCCCGCGCCGTCAGGAACACCTGGCGGCCCTCCACCTCGACCGAGGCGTGCGCATACTCCTGGTAGTGCACCACGTAGTCGTGCCGCCGCGTGTCGCAACCGGCGGTCGCGGCGACAACCACCAGCAGGCACGGGAACAGGCAGGGCAACTGACAGGGCAACCGGCGGCGCATCGGTCTCCAGCCCGGGGATGGGCGGCAGTCGGGGTGAACCCCGGTTATCGACGGGGTGCCCCGCGCCTTGAGCCTGGTGGGCTGCGGCGCCGCTCTCAGATGCACACCACTCCCCGGACAAAAAGAGCGGCCGGCGTCACAACCACGCCGGCCGCATCACAGGCAACACAAGGCTACCGCCCCAGCAGCACCGCCTTGGCGATCATCCCCGCCATCTCCGGATTCTCCTTCAGGCGGCGCGTCGAGTAGCCGTACCAGTCCGAGCCGAACGGCACGTACACCCGCAGGTGGTGGCCGTCGGCGAGGATGCGGCGGCGCACGTTCTCGCGCACGCCCAGAAGCATCTGGAACTCGTACTGGTCGGGGCGCAGGCCGCGTTCCTTGATGAGGGCGCGGGCGTCGTCGATCAGCGGATCGTCGTGCGTGGCGATGGCGGGATAGAAGCCGCCGTCGACCATCATCCGCAGCAGCTTGCGGTAGTTGGCGCGCACTTCCTCGCGGTCGGTGAAGGCGATGGTGCGCGCTTCCTTGTAGATGCCCTTGCACAGCCGCACCACGGGCTTGTACTCGGTCAGCGCGCGCACGTCGGCTTCGCTGCGGTGGAGCATGGCCTGGATGACCACGCCCACGTTCGTGTAGCCTTCTTCGCGCAGCGTGCGGAAGGCGCGCAGCGTGGCGTCGGTGTAGGGGCTGTTCTCCATGTCGATGTTCACGAAGATGCCCAGGTCGCGCCCGCGCGCCACCACTTCGCGGATGTTGTCGGTGCCGAAGTCGGCATCGATGCCCAGGCCCAGGCTGGTCGGCTTGAGCGACAGGCCGGCCGCGGCCTTCAGCTGGCGGGCGTTGATCGCCTCCAGCACCTCGAGGCTCTCGGCCTTGCTCTTCAGCGCCACCGAGCGTTCCTGCACGAACTCGCCCAGTACGTCGATGGTCGACCAGGCCTTCTCCTGCTGCTCGAGCCGCGCGGCGGTGCCAATGGCGTCGGCCAGCTTGTCACCCGCGATGTAGCGCATGGAAACCTTGCGGATGATGCCCTTGGGCACCATCGGCAGCATGGTCACGATCATCTTGTTGAACACGAGGCGCACCGCCTGGCAGGAGTCCGAAAAGGCACGGACGTGGCGGGCAAAATATGGTGAGGCGGCCGGGGCGGGGCAAATGCCATCCGCCCCGACCGGAGCGTCCCGGTGGGCATTTACGCCCGGGCCTTCTCACCGCCGAGGAACCGGTACACGGCCGCGCCGAGCACCGCCCCGATGATCGGGGCCACCCAGAACAGCCACAGCTGCGACAGCGCCCAGTCGCCGGCGAACAGGGCCACGCCCGTGCTGCGGGCCGGGTTCACCGAGGTGTTCGTGACCGGGATGCTGATCAGGTGGATCAGCGTCAGGCACAGGCCGATGGCGATCGGCGCGAAGCCCGCCGGCGCCCGCTTGTCGGTGGCGCCGAGAATGACGATCAGGAACATCATCGTCATCACGATCTCGCAGACCAGCGCCGCGCCCAGCCCGTAGCCGCCGGGCGAGTGGTCGCCGTAGCCGTTCGCGGCGAAGCCGGCTGTCGCGTCGAAGCCGGCCTTGCCGCTGGCGATGAAGAACAGCACGCCGCCGGCGACGAGTCCGCCCAGGACCTGAGCGATGATGTACGGCGCCAGTTCCTTCGCCGGGAAGCGGCCGCCGGCCCACAGGCCGATCGACACCGCCGGGTTGAGGTGGCAGCCGGAGATGTGGCCGATGGCGTAGGCCATCGTCAGCACCGTCAGGCCGAAGGCCAGCGACACGCCGTGCAGGCCGATGCCCACGCCCGGGAAGGCCGCCGCCAGTACCGCGCTGCCGCAGCCGCCGAGCACCAGCCAGAACGTGCCGAAGAGTTCTGCTCCGTATTTCCGCATGTCGCCTCCCATATCGTGGTTGTTTGCGTGAATCAAAGGTGTGGTGGCCGGGTACACGTCCCGCATTGTCCCTGATGACGGCCGGTTGTACAATGCCGTCATCGTGCGCGCGTGCTTCAATCGCCGGGGGAGCGTCCCATGACCATCGACACGCTGCTGGGCGTCGCCGTCGGCATCGGCCTGGCCGCCGCCTGCGGTTTCCGCGTCTTCGTGCCCCTGCTGGTGATGGGCGGCGCGGCCAGGCTCGGCTGGTACGAGCCCTCGGCGGGCTTCGCCTGGATGGCCACCACCCCGGCCCTGCTCGCGTTCGCCGTCGCCACCGCGCTGGAGGTTGCCGCCGCGCACGTGCCCTTCCTCGATCACGCCCTCGACGTGGTTGCCGCCCCGCTGGCTGTCGCCGCGGGCGCCCTGACCATGGCCGGCGCGCTGGGCGAAGCGTCGCCGCTGCTGCGCTGGTCGTTCGCGCTGATCGCCGGCGGCGGCACCGCCGGCCTGTTCCACGGCCTGAACGGCCTGTTGCGCGCGGGCTCCACCGCGACCACCGCCGGTCTCGCCAATCCGCTCTTCGCCTCGCTGGAAACGGCGGGCGCCTTCACCCTGGCCGCCATCGCCGTGCTGGTGCCGGTGGTGGGGTTGCTGCTGACGGTGGCCATGGTCACCGTCATCTGGCGGCTGGTGCGGCGGGTGCGGGCCGGCGGTCGCGCGGGCGTTCGCACCGCCTGACGGCTACGCCCGGATCCTGGCTTCGCGCGAATCCTCCCCGATCCGTGATGAATTTTCTCTTATATATATGCGGCCCATGCTACAATGGGACCGATTCTCATTTCCATTCCCAGGGCGCGCCGCGGGCGGGGAGATGTCGACATGATCGGCAAGTCGTTGCTGCACTATGAGATAAAGGATCGCCTGGGCAAGGGCGGCATGGGCGAGGTCTTCAGCGCCCGCGACACCAAGCTGGGCCGCGACGTGGCCATCAAGGTGCTGCCCCCCGACATGGCCGGCGACCCCGAGCGGGAGGCCCGCTTCCAGCGCGAAGCCCGGTCGCTGGCCAGCCTGCAGCACCCGAACGTGGCCTCCATCTACGGCTTCGAGGAGGCCGACGGCTTCCGCTTCCTGGTCATGGAACTGGTGGTGGGCTCCGACCTGACGCGACGCATGGCCGCCGGGCCGGTGTCGGTGCCCGAGACGCTGGTCATCGCGCGGCAGATCGCGGCGGGCCTCGAGGCGGCGCACGAGAACGGCATCGTGCACCGCGACCTGAAGCCGGCCAACATCATGGAGACCGAGAGCGGCGAGGTGAAGATCCTCGACTTCGGCTTGGCCCAGGCGTGGCTCGGCGACGGCGCGCGGCAGAACGAATCGTCGGCGATGCCCACCATCACCGCGGCCATGACCATGGCCGGCACCGTGCTGGGCACCGCCGCCTACATGAGCCCCGAGCAGGCGCGCGGCGGCAGCGTCGACCGGCGCACCGACATCTGGGCCTTCGGCGTCATCATGTTCGAGATGCTCACGGGCAAGCGCCTGTTCGAGGGCGAGACCGCCAGCGACACGCTTGCTGCCGTACTGCGCGCCGAACCCGAATGGAACCTGCTGCCGGTGGCCGAGGCGCCCGCGCTGTGTCGCCTGGTCGAACGCTGCCTCGAGCGCAACCCGAAGCAGCGGCTGCGTGACATCGGCGAGGCGCGCATCTTCCTGCAGGACAGCAGCGGCAGCAGTTCGCATCTCAGCTTCTCGCACCTGGCGCCGCCGAACGTGGCCGCCGATGCGGTGCGTGGCCGCGCGCCGGCACTGTTGCTGGTGGGCGTCACGGCTGCGTGCCTGCTGCTCGGTACGTTCGTCGGCTGGAAGGTCATCGCGCGGCCCGCGCCGGCGCCGCTGCTGCACACGATGATCCCGCCACCGCCGAAGACGAACTACAATCTCAACTCGACGGCGCCCGGTCCGGCGGCGTTGTCACCGGACGGCACCATGATGGCGTTCTGCGCCGTCGACGACGACAACAAGACCATGCTGTACCTGCGCTACCTCGACAAGGGCGAGTCGACGGTGATGTCCGGCACCAACGATGCCTCGTACCCGTTCTGGTCGCCGGACGGCAGGTACATCGGCTTCTTCGACAACCGCGGCAAGAAACTGAAGAAGGTGGCCGTGGCGGGCGGCCCGCCGGTGACCCTGTGCACCGCCGAGAACATGAAGGGCGGCTCCTGGAACGAGCAGGGTGACATCATCTTCGCCCCCAGCTTTGACAGCGGCATCTTCCGGATGCCGGCCAGCGGCGGCGACCCGGTGCGCCTCACGAAGCGCGGCCCCGAACACAACTCCCACCGTCACCCGCGCTTCCTGCCGGGTGGGCGCGAGTTCCTGTTCATCGGGCGGTTGACCTCGGGCGAGAGTGAAGGCACGGTCTTCATCGCCAGCCTGGACACCACCGGGACGCCGCGCGCCGTGGCCACGTCGCAGGGCCAGGCAGAGTATGTGGACGGCATGCTGATGACGGTGCGCGAAGGCGTGCTGATGAGTGTGCCGTTCAAGCCGGACCAGGAGAAGGCCGAAGCGGGCGGCACGCCGCTGGTGGAGGACGTTCTCTACCTGCCGGCCGCCGTGGTGGGTGTCTTCAGCTTCTCGCAAACCGGCATGATCGTGTACCAGACCGGCGCCTCGGACGAGGCGGCGCGCGTCCTGGCCTGGGTCGACCTGGCCAGTGGCGCCTCGGTCCCGCTGGGAGAGATGGGGCAGGTCTATCATCCCGCCGTCGCGCCCGACGGGCGGCGCGCGATCATTGAAGTGCGCAATGCCTCGAACGAGGGCACCGACCTGTGGCTGGTCGACCTGGCCACGGGCCTGCGGACGCGCTTCACGTTCGCGACCGGTGACGAGGTCCGGGCCTGCTGGTCACGCGACAGCGCCACGGTCTACTACGAATCGCGTGAAGCGGGCACCTACCGCATCATGCAGCAGCCGGTCGAGGGCCAGGGCGGCGAAGCCATCGTCCTGGAGTCGACGCGAGAGATCAGCCCCACCGACGCCTCGCTCGACGGGAGCACCCTGCTGTTCGATGCCGAAACCGAGGAAGGCCGCATCGAGATGCGCCGCCTGCGCCTGGACGCCGGCAGCGCGACGCCCGTCACCGTGGCCGGGGCAGGCGAAAAGGACCTGGGCGGCGGCAAGTATTCGCCGGACGGCCGCTGGATCGTCTACCACACGCAGACTTCCGCCGGCTGGGACGTCTTCGTGATGCCGGCGGCCGGCGGCGCGCGCAAATGGCAGGTCACCAGCGAAGGCGCCGTGTACCCGCACTGGAACAAGTCCGGCACCGAGCTGTGGGTATCGAAGTTCAATGGCGACTTGTATGTCTACGATGTCGACGGCAGCAGCGAGACGTTCCGCGTCGGCAACGCGCGCCGCACCGTCACCGTCTACCCGCCCGACGGCAACGGCTGCTTCTACGACCTGCATCCGGACGGCAAGCGCATCCTGCAGACCGGCGCCGACCCCGAGTTCCGGGCCGAGGTGTCGTTCCTGCACCTGGTCACGGACTGGCGGCGCGGATTGGTGCAGTAGGCGCCCGTCGCGCTATTCGGGGACGCGCGTGAAAGCAGCGCCGTCCCCGTTGGGGCCGTCCTCGGCGAGCGACAACGTGCTCGCCGTCAGGTCCATCACCACGCGGCGCCAGTGCTGCCCCGTCTCGGTGGTGATGTGCACCACTTCTTCCTCGCCGAAGACGGTGTCTTCGCGCCCGAGGGTGTACCGCCCCGACACGATGAGCTTCCCGTCCTGGAACTGCTCGTAGCGCCCGTCGGGTGCGAAGCGGATGGTGCTCGTGATCCAGGAGCCGTCGGGGTTGCCGCGACTGAAGCCGAAGAAGCCCTTGTCGCTCACTTCCCAGGCCCAGAGCCCGTGGATGGGATGCGCCATGGGGGCCTGCTTCGACTTCGGCGCACAGGCGGCCGCCACGAGCAGCGCCAGCAGCGCCAGCGCAAGGAATGACCGCTTCATCTCCATGTCTTCCCTCCGCAGCTCTACTCGACAAGCACGCCTTCGCGACGCAGGGCACGGATGATCCGCCCGTCGGAGCGCACATCCACGGCCGGGTGAAACAGGTCGATGGTCAGGCTCCGGCCCTTGAGTCCGGACGGCAGGAAGATCTTGATCCCGCCGGTCGGCTCGCGCGTCTGGTGCTCGGTGAAGAACTCGCCCGTATAGATGACCTTGCCCTCAACCAGCACCCGGAACGAATCGACGCCCGCCTTGCTGGCCACGTCCTGCCACCATGTGGCACCGCGGAGTCGCGAAAAGGCCTCTTCATTCATCGTGACGCGATGGGTGGCGAGGTCGTATTCCACGACATCGATCATCTCGACGATGGGGTACTCCTGCCCCTTGTGGACGCCGACCATCGCGAACGGCGTCACGATCTCGGCGCGACCGGCCACGGGCACGCCGCCGGCCAGCGCCACCAGGGCCGCCGCGACCATGACGGATACGACGCTCTTCTTCATGCACACCCTCCACTGCCGTCGGCCCCGAATCCCTCCACAATATCCTGTGTCGGCATTCCAGCTCCCCTGTGGGCCGGTTGCAAGAGCAAATCTGCGGCTATGATCATGACATCAATCCGGCTGCGCGCCCAGAGAATTGATCACACCCTCTCGACAACGGTACGATAGCCGTCATGGTCGACGAACGTGCGGCCGTTCACGGCCCAATAGGGATTGAAGGACGGCACTTCGACAAAGCCGGCAGCCTCCAGCGCCCGGCACCGGTGGGCCCAGGCCTCTTCGCCGGCCACGTACAGGACCAGCAGATCCTCGGCCGTGGGCGTCGGCGTGACCGGATGCGCGCGGCACGACGTGAACTCCAGGTGGTAGTCCGCGTCGGGCGGCCCCAGCATCACGCCATCGAAGCCCTGGTGGTCGGCAAACGCGCCGAGCTGGCGCCACTCCAGCCCCTGCAGGTACATGGCCGCGGAACGCGGCAGGTCGCTGACGGGTCGGGCGATTCGCATACGCATCAGGGTACACTCTCTCCCCGGACGCCCCACAGTACGGCCTGGGCGCGACTTCCGAGGTCGCCACGCACTTCCACGTACGGCAGGCCGAATCCGTAAGGGTCGTCGCAGGCGAGTTCCCTCAGCTTCTCGTCAACCGTCGCCCGCAGTTCGCCGCCGTCATCGTCATCCGAGTCGGCCAGTGCGATGCGGTCGCGGTCCTCGATCGGGACCAGGACCAACAGGTCAAGCGCCTGCAGCGCGGCGCGCACCTTTGGCAGCCAATCCCGGATGTCGAAGCTGCCGTTGTCGTCGTGCACGGCGATGTATGCCAGCATGTCAAGAGGGCAGCGGTCGAAGAGCACATCGTCGCCGGCATCCTCCAGTTCCCCGATCGAGCGCGCGAGCTGCGCTTCGTAGTCCTCGATCGATGGCGGGTTGGAGAACTCGTGGCCGTCATCCTCCAGCAGCCAGTACGGCTCATCGACGGTGCTGTAGCCGGGAAGGAGCGCGGCGAGCTCGGCGATGAGCGTCGACTTGCCGGTGCGGTGGCTGCCGGAGACGGCTATGCGCATGTGTGGCCTCGCCGGGTTCGTGTGGCCGACTCTCTGATCACGTCCAGAAGTGTCTCCTCAGTTCGACAAGCGCGTGAAGTTTCGCGGTAATCTCTTCATCTGCACTCTTGAGCTCCGCCTGCTAACGCGGCGCCGCCACTTCAACCTTGATGCGGTCCGGATCCTCACAGAACAGGGCGTAGTAGTCCGGACCGCCGGCATACGGATACTTCGACTCGTACAGCATCGCATGGCCGTTGGCCCTGACCCAGGCAGCGATCTCATCGACATGGGCCCGGGATGCACCTTCAAAGGCAAGATGATTCAGACCCACCCGCTTGCGATGATAGCCGGCGGCAAGGTGTTCGCCGGGCGCCGGCAGGAAGCACAGGTAGGCGTGCCCCTGCTTGACGTAGCTGATGCCGCCGGGCCAGCGCTCTTCTGCGTAGTCGAGCAGCTTGAGGAATGGCGTCCA is a genomic window of bacterium containing:
- a CDS encoding HAMP domain-containing histidine kinase produces the protein MKSTLYAAYLAGAYVLLAGAYIILSGYLAAGASHTVEELRRIEAIKGVVYVAVTALLIFAGARWAMRRMEIDARELMRRDQALVANEGRVFAGLTAASIAHDVNNVLTVALADIEMLEEDGRGSEDLTRLHHSLRRMVGLNRRLLGLAQAYVSREGSLLDAREAAGEVVAVLRSHQDVRYCRLSCEGEAGLVIAASPVLMHQLVGNLVINAAQAAGEKGIIEVRVRGEDNAVVIEVHDNGPGVPVERRAELFSALVTTKPDGNGLGLFSVKACATGFGGRVEVSDSSLGGALFSIHLPLSPVRTAVTA
- a CDS encoding ABC transporter ATP-binding protein, which translates into the protein MADATKPVPGSAQPVVLLEGVTRDYGKDVITQVLKGVDLRLEGGEFTALTGPSGSGKSTLLNLIGLLDRATSGRVSLDGVDTSGLDDTEVTRLRGRSIGFVFQFHHLLPAFTAVENVMLPGIARDGRISRQLRVQAEQMLERVGLSDRLRFKPGQMSGGQQQRVAIARALCLGPRLILADEPTGNLDTASSDQIFELMRRINREEHTAFLVVTHDLGIAARCDRVVELVDGRIVRESGAAPA
- a CDS encoding ABC transporter permease gives rise to the protein MPFEWFVALRYLREGRIQTVLILLGVSTGVGVIIFLSALITGLQASLIENTLGSQAHLVVRPTEEMPRLLHEGRVEGTDPAALARDLAPGEDGLAVRLEKPAQRLRSINQWPQVVRDIEQVAGVTAVSPLVAGSAFVTRGEATRSVALRGIDPERFTRIIDLPANMVAGSFRVQGTEAVIGTGLSSDLGVRTGDRIRVLTADGRTDVFTISGIFDLQNKGVNDSWVLVSLKSAQNLLDLSGGISAIEARVDRIFDAERIAQQVARRTGLIAESWMELNGQLLVGLRSQSSSSTMIQAFVVVAVALGIASVLVVWVVQKNREIGILRAVGTTRRQILRVFLIQGLLLGAAGWVVGVGIGTVLSLIFASLARNPDGSPTFPVNLSWQLFLGTLVMALSVGLLSATAPARRAAALDPAEAIHHG
- a CDS encoding efflux RND transporter periplasmic adaptor subunit — its product is MGGGKRIRYGIIIGVVILVAVALGARALVGPNVPVVRAERRPLVQKIVANGRVNVPVRVQLGTQAGGVLARLAVDQGDSVVAGQLLAELSAEEAAAGVARAAARLQQVRELDLRAAQEDLRQAEVALRQAERQLQRTRDLAVGDGVSAQELEEAQDERDLALSRRDGAAARVRGNSPGGANERLAVAELAAAQAKLEQTRITSPVDGVVLKRLAQPGDMIAAGSGVLDVAPAGPTWLVVQPEEKNLAFLRVGQQALASADAWPDSVFAARITRVAPSVDPARGTVEVELVVDRPPVFLRPDMTVSIAVEVARSEAALTLPGEVVRDADGTPWVLVVRGGRAERQDVGLGLRGEGTVEIITGLQAGEAVVPVEAVRIKAGARVRAATGDQ
- a CDS encoding proline dehydrogenase family protein, which produces MFNKMIVTMLPMVPKGIIRKVSMRYIAGDKLADAIGTAARLEQQEKAWSTIDVLGEFVQERSVALKSKAESLEVLEAINARQLKAAAGLSLKPTSLGLGIDADFGTDNIREVVARGRDLGIFVNIDMENSPYTDATLRAFRTLREEGYTNVGVVIQAMLHRSEADVRALTEYKPVVRLCKGIYKEARTIAFTDREEVRANYRKLLRMMVDGGFYPAIATHDDPLIDDARALIKERGLRPDQYEFQMLLGVRENVRRRILADGHHLRVYVPFGSDWYGYSTRRLKENPEMAGMIAKAVLLGR
- the aqpZ gene encoding aquaporin Z → MRKYGAELFGTFWLVLGGCGSAVLAAAFPGVGIGLHGVSLAFGLTVLTMAYAIGHISGCHLNPAVSIGLWAGGRFPAKELAPYIIAQVLGGLVAGGVLFFIASGKAGFDATAGFAANGYGDHSPGGYGLGAALVCEIVMTMMFLIVILGATDKRAPAGFAPIAIGLCLTLIHLISIPVTNTSVNPARSTGVALFAGDWALSQLWLFWVAPIIGAVLGAAVYRFLGGEKARA
- a CDS encoding DUF4126 domain-containing protein, whose amino-acid sequence is MDTLLGVAVGIGLAAACGFRVFVPLLVMGGAARLGWYEPSAGFAWMATTPALLAFAVATALEVAAAHVPFLDHALDVVAAPLAVAAGALTMAGALGEASPLLRWSFALIAGGGTAGLFHGLNGLLRAGSTATTAGLANPLFASLETAGAFTLAAIAVLVPVVGLLLTVAMVTVIWRLVRRVRAGGRAGVRTA